A genomic region of Gossypium hirsutum isolate 1008001.06 chromosome D01, Gossypium_hirsutum_v2.1, whole genome shotgun sequence contains the following coding sequences:
- the LOC107922668 gene encoding extra-large guanine nucleotide-binding protein 1 isoform X2 has protein sequence MAGILRKILHVGQSSPPKDDDNNVEYSFAIEYNGPPVSFDIPSAVPVDVDQLPTAATVSSSYVLNNSISLPVIQPVVNTNKMKQNLARHKKIGSGLSNEPSIQVVSLDSLGQTIDGIGSCGIMQNSHVHDSLADDCKQGLGLHNKYMDPPDSDATGSVLSSPSVSSSGVFSQKREDIHNKETTTRHVKRPSVVTFRGPESCDMVQGESNSNYSETQSTHTAEQSIERNGKKGSCYRCLEGNRFTEKEICIVCNAKYCCKCVLRAMGSMPEGRKCVTCIGKKINESRRASLGKCSRLLKQLLNELEVKQAMSSEKTSKANQLPPQLVLINGEPLNQYKLHVLQTCQNPPKKLKPGRYWYDKVSGFWGKEGHGPCQIITAQLNVGGRIKAKASNGNAKVLVNDREITRKELWMLQFAGVNCEGKPSFWLSADGYYQEEGQKNEKGPIWKKTRIKLFCALLSLPVPPNVVNPAGEDVSQRTLEQQVLLKLLLVGYQKSGTSTIYKQAKILYNVPFSEDERQNIKLKIQCNLYGYLAILLEGRERFEEVLLENRKLQFADGPGSSGGASQIDSKTKYSLSPRLKAFSEWLVQVMVSGNLEVIFPAATREYAPFIQELWNDAAFQATYNRRHELQMLPRIATYFLERAVEISRTDYEPSDMDILYAEGTQSSNGLSSMEFSFPTRERESFIDGTNLLDCIPVALGKAASGWECLKMSTWSYFASP, from the exons ATGGCGGGGATCCTAAGAAAAATTCTCCATGTTGGGCAATCATCCCCTCCCAAAGATGATGATAATAACGTTGAATACTCATTTGCTATTGAGTACAATGGTCCTCCCGTCAGTTTTGATATCCCCAGCGCAGTTCCGGTGGACGTTGACCAACTCCCAACTGCTGCCACTGTTTCTTCTTCCTATGTTTTGAATAACAGCATTTCATTGCCAGTTATCCAACCTGTTGTAAATACTAACAAAATGAAGCAAAATCTAGCCAGACACAAAAAAATTGGTTCTGGTCTGTCCAATGAACCATCAATTCAAGTTGTTAGTTTGGATTCATTAGGTCAGACAATTGATGGCATAGGAAGTTGTGGCATTATGCAAAATTCTCATGTTCATGATAGTTTAGCTGATGATTGCAAGCAAGGTTTAGGGTTGCACAACAAGTACATGGATCCTCCCGATTCTGATGCAACAGGTTCCGTTTTGAGCTCACCATCAGTTTCATCATCTGGGGTATTTTCTCAAAAAAGGGAGGATATTCACAACAAAGAGACTACTACTCGCCATGTCAAAAGACCATCTGTTGTAACTTTCCGTGGCCCTGAATCGTGCGACATGGTCCAGGGAGAGTCCAATTCCAACTATTCCGAGACGCAAAGCACGCATACTGCTGAACAATCTATTGAGAGGAACGGGAAAAAAGGGTCATGTTATAGGTGTTTAGAGGGAAACCGGTTTACGGAGAAAGAGATTTGCATTGTTTGTAATGCTAAGTATTGTTGTAAGTGTGTGTTGAGAGCAATGGGGTCGATGCCAGAGGGGAGAAAATGTGTTACTTGCATAGGGAAGAAGATCAACGAGTCAAGGCGAGCAAGTCTTGGAAAATGTTCCAGGCTGCTCAAGCAGTTGCTCAATGAGTTGGAAGTTAAACAGGCAATGAGTTCTGAGAAGACAAGCAAGGCAAACCAGCTACCACCTCAGCTGGTTCTTATAAATGGAGAGCCTCTGAATCAATATAAGTTGCATGTTTTGCAGACCTGCCAAAACCCACCAAAGAAACTAAAACCAGGACGCTATTGGTATGATAAAGTATCTGGATTTTGGGGAAAG GAAGGACATGGTCCTTGCCAGATTATTACTGCCCAGCTAAATGTTGGAGGTCGTATCAAGGCTAAGGCTAGCAATGGAAATGCAAAAGTACTCGTAAATGATAGAGAGATTACAAGAAAAGAGCTGTGGATGCTGCAG TTTGCTGGAGTTAATTGTGAAGGAAAACCGAGCTTTTGGCTAAGTGCAGATGGATATTATCAGGAAGAGGGTCAGAAGAATGAAAAGGGACCTATATGGAAGAAG ACAAGAATTAAACTTTTCTGCGCTCTCTTGTCTTTGCCGGTTCCTCCTAATGTGGTGAACCCTGCTGGGGAAGATGTCAGCCAGAGGACCCTGGAGCAGCAAGTGCTTCTTAAACTTCTACTAGTTGGCTATCAAAAATCAGGCACAAGTACAATATATAAGCAG GCCAAGATTCTGTATAATGTTCCTTTCTCAGAAGATGAACGCCAAAATATCAAATTGAAGATCCAATGCAATTTGTATGGATATCTTGCTATATTGCTTGAAGGACGAGAACGGTTTGAAGAAGTCTTACTAGAGAATAGAAAATTGCAGTTTGCTGATGGACCTGGTTCTTCGG GCGGTGCAAGCCAGATTGATAGTAAAACAAAATATTCCCTTTCCCCAAGACTGAAAGCCTTCTCGGAGTGGCTTGTCCAAGTGATGGTATCTGGTAATCTGGAAGTCATCTTCCCAGCTGCTACTCGTGAATATGCACCATTTATTCAGGAGCTGTGGAATGATGCAGCCTTTCAGGCCACTTATAACCGGAGGCATGAACTCCAAATGCTGCCCAGGATTGCTACTTATTTCCTAGAACGG GCTGTTGAGATCTCAAGGACAGATTACGAGCCATCAGACATGGATATCTTGTATGCTGAGGGAACCCAATCATCCAATGGACTTTCTAGCATGGAATTCTCTTTTCCCACAAGAGAAAGAGAAAGCTTTATTGATG GTACCAACTTATTAGACTGCATCCCAGTAGCCTTGGGGAAAGCTGCAAGTGGGTGGGAATGTTTGAAGATGTCAACATGGTCCTATTTTGCGTCTCCTTGA
- the LOC107922668 gene encoding extra-large guanine nucleotide-binding protein 1 isoform X1: protein MAGILRKILHVGQSSPPKDDDNNVEYSFAIEYNGPPVSFDIPSAVPVDVDQLPTAATVSSSYVLNNSISLPVIQPVVNTNKMKQNLARHKKIGSGLSNEPSIQVVSLDSLGQTIDGIGSCGIMQNSHVHDSLADDCKQGLGLHNKYMDPPDSDATGSVLSSPSVSSSGVFSQKREDIHNKETTTRHVKRPSVVTFRGPESCDMVQGESNSNYSETQSTHTAEQSIERNGKKGSCYRCLEGNRFTEKEICIVCNAKYCCKCVLRAMGSMPEGRKCVTCIGKKINESRRASLGKCSRLLKQLLNELEVKQAMSSEKTSKANQLPPQLVLINGEPLNQYKLHVLQTCQNPPKKLKPGRYWYDKVSGFWGKEGHGPCQIITAQLNVGGRIKAKASNGNAKVLVNDREITRKELWMLQFAGVNCEGKPSFWLSADGYYQEEGQKNEKGPIWKKTRIKLFCALLSLPVPPNVVNPAGEDVSQRTLEQQVLLKLLLVGYQKSGTSTIYKQAKILYNVPFSEDERQNIKLKIQCNLYGYLAILLEGRERFEEVLLENRKLQFADGPGSSGGASQIDSKTKYSLSPRLKAFSEWLVQVMVSGNLEVIFPAATREYAPFIQELWNDAAFQATYNRRHELQMLPRIATYFLERAVEISRTDYEPSDMDILYAEGTQSSNGLSSMEFSFPTRERESFIDGYQHDPLARYQLIRLHPSSLGESCKWVGMFEDVNMVLFCVSLTDYDEFWLDSNGVLINKMVASKQLFETIVSHPTLEQKDFLLILNKADLLLEKMEEVPLTRCEWFHDFNPVISHHNNNLTASVAQRAFHYIAVKFKRLFDSLTHSKLYVCMVTGLEPDSVDDAFRYAREILKWDYNDNSFISTEFSTTTHIEASTTS, encoded by the exons ATGGCGGGGATCCTAAGAAAAATTCTCCATGTTGGGCAATCATCCCCTCCCAAAGATGATGATAATAACGTTGAATACTCATTTGCTATTGAGTACAATGGTCCTCCCGTCAGTTTTGATATCCCCAGCGCAGTTCCGGTGGACGTTGACCAACTCCCAACTGCTGCCACTGTTTCTTCTTCCTATGTTTTGAATAACAGCATTTCATTGCCAGTTATCCAACCTGTTGTAAATACTAACAAAATGAAGCAAAATCTAGCCAGACACAAAAAAATTGGTTCTGGTCTGTCCAATGAACCATCAATTCAAGTTGTTAGTTTGGATTCATTAGGTCAGACAATTGATGGCATAGGAAGTTGTGGCATTATGCAAAATTCTCATGTTCATGATAGTTTAGCTGATGATTGCAAGCAAGGTTTAGGGTTGCACAACAAGTACATGGATCCTCCCGATTCTGATGCAACAGGTTCCGTTTTGAGCTCACCATCAGTTTCATCATCTGGGGTATTTTCTCAAAAAAGGGAGGATATTCACAACAAAGAGACTACTACTCGCCATGTCAAAAGACCATCTGTTGTAACTTTCCGTGGCCCTGAATCGTGCGACATGGTCCAGGGAGAGTCCAATTCCAACTATTCCGAGACGCAAAGCACGCATACTGCTGAACAATCTATTGAGAGGAACGGGAAAAAAGGGTCATGTTATAGGTGTTTAGAGGGAAACCGGTTTACGGAGAAAGAGATTTGCATTGTTTGTAATGCTAAGTATTGTTGTAAGTGTGTGTTGAGAGCAATGGGGTCGATGCCAGAGGGGAGAAAATGTGTTACTTGCATAGGGAAGAAGATCAACGAGTCAAGGCGAGCAAGTCTTGGAAAATGTTCCAGGCTGCTCAAGCAGTTGCTCAATGAGTTGGAAGTTAAACAGGCAATGAGTTCTGAGAAGACAAGCAAGGCAAACCAGCTACCACCTCAGCTGGTTCTTATAAATGGAGAGCCTCTGAATCAATATAAGTTGCATGTTTTGCAGACCTGCCAAAACCCACCAAAGAAACTAAAACCAGGACGCTATTGGTATGATAAAGTATCTGGATTTTGGGGAAAG GAAGGACATGGTCCTTGCCAGATTATTACTGCCCAGCTAAATGTTGGAGGTCGTATCAAGGCTAAGGCTAGCAATGGAAATGCAAAAGTACTCGTAAATGATAGAGAGATTACAAGAAAAGAGCTGTGGATGCTGCAG TTTGCTGGAGTTAATTGTGAAGGAAAACCGAGCTTTTGGCTAAGTGCAGATGGATATTATCAGGAAGAGGGTCAGAAGAATGAAAAGGGACCTATATGGAAGAAG ACAAGAATTAAACTTTTCTGCGCTCTCTTGTCTTTGCCGGTTCCTCCTAATGTGGTGAACCCTGCTGGGGAAGATGTCAGCCAGAGGACCCTGGAGCAGCAAGTGCTTCTTAAACTTCTACTAGTTGGCTATCAAAAATCAGGCACAAGTACAATATATAAGCAG GCCAAGATTCTGTATAATGTTCCTTTCTCAGAAGATGAACGCCAAAATATCAAATTGAAGATCCAATGCAATTTGTATGGATATCTTGCTATATTGCTTGAAGGACGAGAACGGTTTGAAGAAGTCTTACTAGAGAATAGAAAATTGCAGTTTGCTGATGGACCTGGTTCTTCGG GCGGTGCAAGCCAGATTGATAGTAAAACAAAATATTCCCTTTCCCCAAGACTGAAAGCCTTCTCGGAGTGGCTTGTCCAAGTGATGGTATCTGGTAATCTGGAAGTCATCTTCCCAGCTGCTACTCGTGAATATGCACCATTTATTCAGGAGCTGTGGAATGATGCAGCCTTTCAGGCCACTTATAACCGGAGGCATGAACTCCAAATGCTGCCCAGGATTGCTACTTATTTCCTAGAACGG GCTGTTGAGATCTCAAGGACAGATTACGAGCCATCAGACATGGATATCTTGTATGCTGAGGGAACCCAATCATCCAATGGACTTTCTAGCATGGAATTCTCTTTTCCCACAAGAGAAAGAGAAAGCTTTATTGATGGTTATCAACATGATCCATTAGCAAG GTACCAACTTATTAGACTGCATCCCAGTAGCCTTGGGGAAAGCTGCAAGTGGGTGGGAATGTTTGAAGATGTCAACATGGTCCTATTTTGCGTCTCCTTGACTGACTACGACGAGTTTTGGTTAGACAGTAATGGAGTTCTTATAAACAAAATGGTGGCAAGCAAGCAACTGTTTGAAACTATAGTCAGTCATCCCACCTTGGAGCAAAAGGACTTCCTCCTTATACTCAACAAAGCTGACCTACTCTTAGAAAAGATGGAGGAGGTTCCTCTGACTCGGTGTGAATGGTTCCATGACTTCAATCCAGTTATCAGTCACCATAACAACAATCTTACTGCTTCAGTGGCACAACGTGCCTTCCATTATATTGCTGTGAAGTTCAAGAGGCTATTcgattctcttacacatagtaaGTTGTATGTTTGTATGGTTACTGGTTTGGAGCCTGATTCTGTTGATGACGCTTTCAGATACGCCAGAGAAATCCTTAAGTGGGATTACAACGACAATAGCTTCATCAGCACCGAGTTCTCCACTACTACCCATATTGAGGCAAGCACAACTTCATGA
- the LOC107922437 gene encoding long chain acyl-CoA synthetase 2, translated as MSVTYTVKVEDSRPESGKKPSAGPVYRCIYAKDGLLDLPDGMHSPWEFFSESVKRNPNNRMLGRRQTTDSKQAGPYVWITYQEAYDAALRIGSAMRNQGVSPGDRCGIYGSNCPEWIITMEACNCQAVTYVPLYDTLGANAVEFIVNHAEVAIAFVQENKLPAILSCLPACCSYLKTIVSFANVSSIQKKEAEELGVSLFSWKEFSELGSLDCELPQKQKTDICTIMYTSGTTGEPKGVILTNKAIMTEVLSIDQLIEITDKACSEEDTYFSFLPLAHVYDQIMETYFIKRGSSIGFWQGDVRYLMDDVQELKPTAFCAVPRVYDRIYTGIVNKIASGGLIRNKLFQYAYNYKLRNMENGFPQDKASPLLDKLVFDKVRQALGGKVRLMLSGAAPLPRHVEEFLRVSCCSNLSQGYGLTESCGGCFTSLANVMSMIGTVGVPITTIEARLESVPEMGYDALSSVPRGEICLRGNTLFSGYYKRQDLTDEVVIDGWFHTGDIGELQSDGSMKIIDRKKNIFKLSQGEYVAVENIENTYSRCPLVASIWVYGNSFESFLVAVVVPERKALEDWGIENGEATDFKSLCENPKARKYILNELNSTGQKHHLRGFELLKAVYLEPNPFDMERDLVTPTFKLKRPQLLKYYKDRIDELYSEGKGAKV; from the exons CGAGTCGGTTAAACGGAATCCAAATAATCGAATGCTGGGACGAAGACAAACCACAGATTCTAAA CAAGCTGGTCCTTATGTATGGATCACATATCAGGAGGCTTATGATGCCGCTCTCAGAATTGGTTCTGCCATGAGGAACCAGGGTGTCAGTCCT GGGGACCGATGTGGTATATACGGGTCTAATTGTCCGGAATGGATCATTACTATGGAG GCTTGTAACTGTCAAGCTGTTACATATGTACCTCTATATGATACTCTTG GTGCTAATGCAGTGGAGTTCATCGTTAACCATGCCGAAGTTGCTATAGCCTTTGTCCAAGAGAACAAACTCCCTGCT ATCCTATCATGCCTTCCGGCATGTTGTTCTTACTTAAAAA CCATTGTTAGCTTTGCAAATGTTTCTAGCATACAGAAGAAGGAAGCTGAAGAGCTTGGTGTATCTCTGTTTTCATGGAAGGAGTTCTCTGAGCTG GGTTCTTTGGATTGTGAGCTTCCACAAAAACAGAAGACTGATATATGCACAATAATGTATACAAGTGGAACAACAGGAGAACCAAAAGGGGTCATTCTCACAAACAAGGCAATCATGACAGAAGTTTTGTCTATAGATCAACTTATAGAAATTACAGACAAAGCG TGTTCGGAAGAGGATACATATTTCTCTTTCCTCCCTCTGGCTCATGTCTACGATCAGATAATGGAGACTTATTTCATCAAAAGAGGTTCCTCAATAGGATTTTGGCAAGGG GATGTCCGTTATTTAATGGACGATGTCCAGGAACTAAAACCAACCGCATTTTGTGCGGTTCCAAGAGTTTATGACCGTATATACACTG GTATTGTCAACAAAATTGCATCTGGTGGTCTAATTCGGAATAAGTTGTTCCAGTATGCCTATAACTA CAAATTAAGAAATATGGAGAATGGATTCCCACAGGACAAAGCATCCCCTCTCTTAGACAAACTCGTCTTCGACAAG GTAAGACAAGCATTGGGAGGCAAAGTTCGTTTAATGCTATCTGGTGCAGCACCTTTGCCTAGGCATGTGGAGGAGTTTCTGCGGGTCTCCTGCTGCTCTAATTTATCACAAGGATATG GTTTGACTGAGAGCTGTGGTGGATGTTTTACTTCACTTGCCAATGTAATGTCAATGATTGGAACTGTAGGAGTTCCAATCACAACCATTGAAGCAAGGCTTGAGTCAGTGCCAGAGATGGGATATGATGCACTTTCCAGTGTACCACGTGGAGAAATATGCTTGAGGGGAAACACCTTGTTCTCAGGTTACTACAAGAGACAAGATCTAACTGATGAAGTTGTTATCGATGGCTGGTTTCATACAG GTGACATCGGAGAACTGCAATCCGATGGATCGATGAAAATCATCGATAGGAAAAAGAATATATTCAAGCTTTCTCAAGGTGAATATGTTGCAGTTGAGAACATTGAGAATACATACTCACGTTGCCCTCTTGTAGCATCG ATTTGGGTTTATGGGAACAGTTTTGAGTCATTTCTGGTGGCTGTGGTAGTCCCAGAAAGGAAGGCATTAGAGGATTGGGGTATAGAAAATGGTGAAGCTACTGATTTCAAGTCATTATGTGAAAACCCCAAGGCAAGGAAGTACATTTTAAACGAGCTAAATAGCACTGGTCAGAAACATCAT CTCAGAGGCTTTGAACTGCTAAAAGCAGTGTATTTGGAACCAAATCCGTTTGACATGGAGAGGGATTTGGTAACCCCAACTTTCAAACTTAAGAGGCCCCAACTGCTTAAATACTACAAG GATCGAATTGATGAACTGTACAGTGAAGGCAAGGGAGCAAAGGTATAA